aaaaacattaaataatcaAGAAGAAAGCTTGGTTCGAATATCAGTTTAGTGGAATGCCAGTCTCCACACATGTCTATAAAGTCCAAAGAATAATCAATGTACTGTCTCTTTTTCAAAGGAAGCAAAATATAACAGAAGGCCAtaatggtcctatatcgctcaccttacACCGTGGCTCTTTGTGAAAAGTCACCGTTCATGATAACGTAGACCAGAACCTACCGTTTGTTCCATCATTTCCGTAACAAATTTTTGCTCTGATTACTTATTGCTTATGTAAGACAAAACCGCTGatagatatgagccgcgccatgagaaaaccaacatagtggctttgcgaacagcatggatccagatcagcctgcgcatccgcgcagtctgggcaggagccatgctgttcgctttcaaagcatattgcaaatAGAAAAACAGTTaccgaacagcatgaatcctgaccaaactgcgcagatgcgcaggctggtctggattcatgctggtcgcaaagccactatgttggttttctcatggcgcagctcatatcaTTTTAAAGATCTATGACGGTGGTAATAAAAacgtttgaaattttcaaaatatcttgatcaGTTTTTAATATTTCGTTAGGAGAGATTTTGGTGGAATATTTTCCATTGTGAAGTTCAGGTATttttgacatcattttctgttttaaaaataattttaactttgTGAATGGAATGGCGTTACACAAAATGTCACGAACAGTTAGCCTAATGTCGAATGAAATGATAAATCAGACTCGAATCGATTGAGTCTGTCAATGAGagattatgaaatgtgcaacacctttaaCGCCCCCTAGCAACTAGTAAAATTAAATTTACTCAATGAATccaaaaggacaaaaaaaaaaaacaacatttacgaCACTCTAAAGTACGGGGTGTCATTTTACAGCCGCCGCATGGCACATGAAGTCTACTATTGTGATAGATATTcttttgcctgctggcggcaagtgattctgcctttgcgaccagtgcagatcaagatcagcctgcacttccgtcTGCActgtcgctattcagtcagcaaattttcagtgatcacccctttcgaataataaatggtattgcccaaaatgaaagatggacaactCCGAATCTTTAAAAATTTAGTTAGGCATCAAATAGTTAATAAAACTCACCCTAAAGGAAAATTTCTGTTGAAAAAAGTATATAAGGAACGAATCCATTGCAAAAAAACCTTTCGGTGGATAAGGAACTGCTTATTCACCTACACACCCAAGCAACGTTATGTAAATTCTGTAAGGTCCATATACTGATCGAAGTGACTCAATATCCAAAGATGTAACAATACAATAATTTCAACATATGTTCGCTTATTTCGTAGATTAAAAACAGTATAATATGTGGGTTTTATCCAGGCAACGACTTGAAATTGAATACAGGTTTTAAAAGTCAAATTCTATTTTTGTAAGTTTTGATGCTAATAATAAGCTACCGTGAATATGTCTGCACAGGCCATTGTCAGAACGACAGCCGTTTCGTCTAATCCTATCCTAGAAATTTTATAAGTTATTTCgggttattttcatttaatatttttaaattatatgatattatataaaatcaatatatctgtATGTAAAGTATATACTATTCAAGCTTTATCATTCACTTCAAACAGGAAGCATCTGTACAGATAAACCGATACAAACACTTCGTAGGACGGAGTGTTTACTGAGATATGAGTGATTGTCTCCttatgtaaaatgcaaagtaaaaaCTGTTATCACTTGCGCTTGAAAATCTACAGCATTCTCttgttattgtattttgtattgtcCAATTCTCAGTAGTTTGAAGAAGAATACCCAGTTTATCAACTTGAATTTAGATTAGCTTAGAAACAGCCCGTGAGTTGCGTAGGACTAGACTCAACTTGTACGAAATACCAAATGCATTTTGTATGATAAAATATCGATTACCGGCCTTTCACACCAAGCCTGGTAGATGCCGGAGTGTTATTTTATACCTTAAAAGAATCAAAACCAtgttaaaaatgtgaaataaagatgAAAGTATCACAAACCGATTTCTGCGTCTGTTATGCCCTTTATTTGGTGTGAAAAAATACTTACAAGCCACTCGCATGAAACTTAACCGAGAAATCAATAGCAGAATCCAATTTGTCTGTCCGTGTGAGCGCACACCTCGTGACCCTTAGTTTGGGTTgctataaaacaaatattgaatgaaataagatataaaaaaacaatatcaTAATGACAACACTGATCAAAGCCTGGGGTGTTTTTATGACCATTACACAGAACATACAGGAGAGTTGCTATGAAAGctattttgttagaaaaaaatagtaTATGCAAATGCCGTTTCAACAAAGCATCATCATTACAcaattgcattaaaacataattaaattaaCACTGATCCTTACATCGAATGTTCCCAAATATTAAACTGGTTCAGCCtaaatgtcattttgataaagttcGTTGGACGAAGATCGTGTGTGTCATACCGCGTATCTCAGCATAAGAGGAATCATGTGGTCCATTTATATTTGTGTCGGAGTGCTCCTGATTGTTCTTTTGCGCCAAAGTGCAGGTAAATCTTTtctaatttttatcaaatattttaatcaCATTTACTTTAGGAATATTTGTGTCAGTACATATTATTATGCAGGTGGTTGtctaatatttaataaattaagcAGATTGATGAATTTCTTAGAATTTTGAAAGTAGATCTAGTGAAATGGTGTATTTTAGACACAAACACTAAATAGGGAAATGGCGCGAAAACAACTGCAGACACAATATGGCAGATTCAAACAGTTCTCAGTACTTTTGCCCTGTAAAGCGTTTTCTCTTAAGATTTATGTCATGTTTGTTAAAATTACATGACAGGTTCATGTTTGgcattttgataacattttcatcATGAAGTAATTGCAATTCAGAATTTATCATGGAAACTTTGGTCACTCACCACATCTACAACTTTAGGTTTCATTCTTGGTTTTTTGCAATTCAGAATTTATCATGGAAACTTTGGTCACTCACCACATCTACAACTTTAGGTTTCATTCTTGGTTTTTTGCAATTCAGAATTTATCATGGAAACTTTGGTCACTCACCACATCTACAACTTTAGGTTTCATTCTTGGTTGAATGTGTAGTGTGTTTGTTTGACTGCATCAAACACGACCCCTggtattcttttgttttttattcagcactgacactgttcttcaagaaaatatatgctaaatacatttaaaaaggaCCTTGGTGTGTGTTGCGGCCGATTAAAGTTTGTCTTTTTTTATACAAGATAAAGAATTAAAACTATTTAGTGTACGTCTTAAGGACATATAACTTAAACATATAGGACGGAAAAAAATCTGGCATTTGAACAAGGAGACAAgcattttgataaagtaaaattatTCGTTTCCATgtgaaaattaaaagatattcGGAAACCAAGAAAAACATGATTTTATGCAAATGTCTGTTTGCAGTCAGTTAAAAATAACAGACAATATTCTTTATCATATTTTAGAGTTATTCATTTCAAAGAACTATTAAGAGCCTCGCTTTGTCTGTTTATTAAACGTCTCACCCatttacacatttatattttaaacaagtataaaatcataataaaaaaagCACATGACATAAAACCAGTATCGATTCATGTGCATGAACTTAGCcacagcagccagagtagccaaggttagggttagggtttgggttagggTTAGTGTTAGGGTTGGTTTCTGGCTTCTCTGGCTGTTCTGGTTGCTCTGGCTAAATTACCACACCCGATTGATTCTGTGTATAATTACAACAGACTGTACAATAGTCGTACTGTAATATGTTACAATAATACAATTCCGTATTCCTAAAAATAGTTTGATAGTTTCCTAAAGCTGCAGTGTCTTTGACTGAAAATCATTCGAAGACATAATTAATTAGTGTATCAGAAAAAATGAAGTACATTGCAGCAGAGTTAATACATGAAGATAGTATAGGCGAATGGAAAAAGAATCATAGTTCTAAGGTCTACAGGGGATGTAAAGCGAActatattttgaagtttaaagATATCTTGTAGGATATCAAATTCTATGGTCAAAGCTTAAAATTTTGGgcagtgaaatattttatttttggaaaagcttttattttgacaaagatatttttaaagtgtCCAGATGACTATAATCTACAATAGAAAatactgttttgattttttaaggaTAATTCAAAACTAgatatttagaaaattaaaaattttaaaataatgtataacaTAATTGGTTTGGTCCATGTCTTATAAGAATTCAACTGAATGGTGTTTAACTCCTTTCGCTTCCTAATGATTTCGCTAAatactttgatattttaaatacagGACTGGAAACCTCAAAAACGGGGACATTAAAGGACAGAACTTTGTTGTATAAGGCACTTGCAGCCGACTATCAGAAAGACCTGATCCCAGATGGGCCGAACGGTGGACCTATTGTCGTATCTCACCACCTCTTCATACGGAGAGTTGCCgctctgggcccagttgttcaaaacttaaacAGGCGATTtagctaacagtcgattaacttttagagttatatttcgacattttagaaaactttgaaaaacaaatgtatgagctAATGATTATGAACGCcaaaatgtctttacagtaaaactataacatcgcactagtgtttcccaccaagactagtattttgaatcaaaatttaacaggcggttagtttaacagctggttaaagtttcgaacaaccgggCCCAGGTAAAACTGGCATTTATCATACTACATTACCTCTACATACAGGAGTTGCCACTCTGGTATAACTAACATGTTCATAAACATACAGATTGCAACTGTGATATAACTAGCATTTATCATTCTTCACGTCCTCAATATACAAAAAGTTGCCGCATCGGTATTACTAGCATTTATCATACTTCACTCTTCTAAATACGGAGAGTTGCCATTCTGGTATTACTAGCATTTATCGTAATTCACTTCCTGTACATACATAGAGTTGCCGTTCTGGTATACCGGCATTTATCGTACTACACTTCTTCTACATACAGAGTGGTGTCTCTTTGGTATAACCGGCTTTCATCGTACTTCACTTCCTCTACATACAGATAGCTGTCGCTCTTGTATAACCGGCTTTCATCGTACTTCACTTCCTCTACATACAGAGATATGTCGCTCTTGTATAACCGGCATTCATCGTACTTCAATTCCTCTAAATATAGAGAGCTGTCACACTTCCTCTACTATGGCATACATAAACTTGTCGCTCTTGTATAACCGGCATTCATCGTACTACACTTCTTCTACATACAGAGAGTAGTCTCTTTGGTATAACCGACATTTATCGTAATTCACTTCCTCTACATACAGAGAGCTGTCGCTCTTGTATAACCGGCACTCATCGTACTTCACTTCCTCTAAATACAGAGAGCTGTCGCACTTCCTCTACTAAGGCATACAGAGACTTGTCGCTCTTGCATAATCGGCATTCATGGTACTTCACTTCCTCAACATACAGAGTATTACAGACTATGTATAACCAGCTTTCATCCAACATCATTTCCTCTACATACACAGATATGTGGCCCAGTTTTAGTATAACCGTGTTTCATCGTACTTCGCTTCCTCTACATATAGAGAGTTGCCACTCTTGTTTAACCGACATGTATCGCACTTCGAAATTCACTTCTTCTACGCTCTTCATCGTACTTCACTTCCTCTACATACAGATAGTTTTCCACTCTGGTGTAACTGGCATTTAATGTATTTCACTTCCCTTTACACACGGGGAGATGCCGCTGTTTTATAGCTAGCCTTTACTGCACATTTACTAATTTAGTTTATCTTAGGACTTCAATTACAGGAAAACGGTGTGTTAACCCTGGAAACTTATGAGGATATGAGATGGACTGACCCTAGACTGAAGTGGGACCCTAAGAAGTATAATATTAACATGTTTAATCTGCCAAGCAGGTTAATTTGGCAGCCGGATGTCATGCTTGTGAACAGGTTGGTAAATGGTATATTTGTTCTCACAACTAGTACTAACATAATGTTTTTGTCCTTCAGTCAGTTTGATAGTGctttgacattttgaaatcatGTGAATAAACCTCGTTTTGTCTACTTCATATAATAGGTCTAATATAATAGTGGCACGATCTGGGgtgctgtatttggctcgagtggattttgcaagatttGATCTCACGAGACGCGCAAGCGCCGAttgtgatccaaccttgcaaaatccacgagagtcgAATACAAATCCGAGATCTAGCAACTGTTAAAATGACccttaaaaataattaaataccgCCAcctttttgttgcattttttgtaaatgttagtGAAGTTTtgatgtgcgctatttatagaactgtgtcaggtcatgcatattaaatgaaagtagtccggcaataTCCAGTACAAAAGGTAcgataaggattttttttctgtctgttctgTGCTggtgaaatacaagctgtatttttgacagaattaaaatcggtataaaaaaaaattgcaagatCAACATCGGGTCTGGGCATTAAGCTAATAATTTACCACCAAAATTATACTTCCCATCTGACTTCCAACATGTTTCTGTAAATGTATTGCTTTGGTGACATTCCATATACTATTGTGTATAACTGAgtaaatgtatttgataaaacatgGTTTCCAGAAAATTAAGTAGTCAGCAGAATCTTAGCAAACACATGCCTAAAcactaattatatttttttaaagtgtgAACTGTGTCATTTATCACATATGGTATACATAGtcataatatgattacaactaaTCGATCCTGATACATACATATATGAATTTCCTGTACGTGCATGTTTTACTGTCACCTGGCAGGTCTGCCGTGCATTGATACATTTTTTGTGACGTCTTTGGCAAATATCGCCTATAACTCTCACGGCGTTTATCTTTTTGTGCTGTTAATAGTTAAGAATTTGACGTGTGTTTACTGGTAAAATTCAAAGAACATGAATATGTAATTGTAAATGTAAATCGTTGTAAATAAGGATTCATCGTTGAGATGTCGTCAATGATAAGTCGCAGAGATTTCATCGTTGAGATGTCGTTGTTAATGATGTCGCAGAGATTTTATCGTTGAGATGTCGTTGTTAATGATAAGTCGCAGAATCTCAaagtgacattttgataaaattgacattttgacaTGTAATTATGCGCTGTCACACTGGCCTAGAATAGATATGaaaaaagcattattttaaaatttcagtgcAGACCGATATACCGGCCACACTTTTGGAGATATGCTCGCTATCGTCAAGTCCGATGGGAACGTGCTAACCATACCGCCAAAAGTCACAAAGGCATTCTGTCAGTTTGATGAGAGTTCTGTGTTTGAGAAGAACGAAGTCATCTGTACCCTGACATACATGTCTTGGACGCATCACCTTCGAGACTTGGACATCCGTGTAGATAGGGAGCCCGAAGTGCTCCTCAATACAAACCCGTACTGGAAAGTTACAAAAATCAGCACAGCACGGAAAGTACACAAGTATTCCTTTGATCCGGACGAGAAATTTGTAGACATACACTATGTGATCCGGCTGAAGCGATTGAAATAAATATGGAGTCTGACAACATTTCTACCCTTTTGCTTTAAAGAATAAACTATGTACGTGTAAATATTATGTCTGTGTAAATGAAGTCATACTGCATGTGTTtgctaaatgaaatttaaaaatagaatataaaactgaaagaaacaGGATATGCCAGGACAATAACTACCTAAAATACCGAATGCATACAACGTTCATATAAACTTTATGAGTAAGGGGAGAGGGCAACTGAAAAAAAGATTTCTCATGGAAAAATGAAACAACATTATTTGTCGGTGCAAACATATTTCAGACATAGATCAAATCTGATGAAGAAATAAATCTGAACTagtcaaagcaaaaaaaaaaaaaaaaaaaaaatatatatatataatataaataataattaaaaaacactgaaaataataataatatcactaagaaattatcttttacttttaagcATGTTATACAGTATCAGATGATGTGTGTAAAGACTAACTGCATTTCGCACTATACACTcgtgcatttatatttatgttatagCCATAAACCACTGTGTTTTTGTTATCTTTG
This Mercenaria mercenaria strain notata chromosome 17, MADL_Memer_1, whole genome shotgun sequence DNA region includes the following protein-coding sequences:
- the LOC128545885 gene encoding neuronal acetylcholine receptor subunit alpha-10-like; translated protein: MWSIYICVGVLLIVLLRQSAGLETSKTGTLKDRTLLYKALAADYQKDLIPDGPNGGPIVVSHHLFIRRVAALENGVLTLETYEDMRWTDPRLKWDPKKYNINMFNLPSRLIWQPDVMLVNSADRYTGHTFGDMLAIVKSDGNVLTIPPKVTKAFCQFDESSVFEKNEVICTLTYMSWTHHLRDLDIRVDREPEVLLNTNPYWKVTKISTARKVHKYSFDPDEKFVDIHYVIRLKRLK